From the genome of Seriola aureovittata isolate HTS-2021-v1 ecotype China chromosome 6, ASM2101889v1, whole genome shotgun sequence, one region includes:
- the barhl2 gene encoding barH-like 2 homeobox protein isoform X1 — MEGSSGSSFGIDTILSSASNSGNPVLMNGDFRLGDSRTADFRSQATPSPCSEIDTVGTAPSSPISVTMEHAADPHLVQDSLQHHHHHHNQPQSLPLSPQQQPLAGAGCAPRTATSSFLIKDILGDSKPLAACAPYSTSVSSPHHTPKPESATAPDGFRPKLEQDESRSKLDKRDDIQSEMKCNGTKEEGDREISSSRDSPPVRTKKPRKARTAFTDHQLNQLERSFERQKYLSVQDRMDLAAALNLTDTQVKTWYQNRRTKWKRQTAVGLELLAEAGNYSALQRMFPSPYFYHPSLLGTVDSTTAAAAAAAMYSSMYRTPSTPHPSLQRPLVPRVLIHGLGPGGQPALNPLSNPMPGTPHPR; from the exons ATGGAAGGATCCAGCGGGTCGAGCTTTGGGATAGACACTATTTTATCCAGCGCCTCTAACTCTGGTAACCCCGTGCTAATGAACGGAGATTTTCGGCTCGGCGACAGCAGGACAGCGGATTTCAGGAGCCAGGCAACCCCTTCACCATGCTCGGAGATAGACACTGTGGGAACAGCCCCCTCATCCCCCATCTCGGTCACCATGGAGCACGCCGCCGATCCGCATCTGGTCCAGGACAGCCTTCagcatcaccaccatcaccacaaCCAGCCGCAGAGTTTGCCGCTGTCGCCTCAGCAGCAGCCGCTCGCCGGGGCCGGCTGCGCCCCGAGGACTGCCACCTCCTCCTTTTTAATCAAAGACATTCTGGGCGACAGTAAACCGCTGGCAGCCTGCGCACCTTACAGCACCAGTGTATCCTCACCCCATCACACGCCAAAACCAGAAAGTGCCACGGCTCCGGACGGCTTCAGGCCCAAGTTGGAACAAGACGAGAGCAGAAGCAAGTTGGATAAAAGGGACGACattcaaagtgaaatgaaatgcaacG gGACTAAAGAAGAGGGTGACCGGGAAATCTCCAGTAGCAGAGACAGTCCACCGGTGCGCACGAAAAAACCTCGCAAAGCACGGACAGCCTTTACCGACCACCAGCTGAACCAGCTGGAGAGGAGCTTTGAGCGACAAAAATACCTCAGCGTGCAGGACCGCATGGACCTGGCCGCGGCTctcaacctgacagacacacaagtcAAGACCTGGTACCAAAACAGACG GACGAAGTGGAAGAGGCAAACGGCGGTCGGATTAGAGCTCCTGGCTGAAGCAGGAAACTACTCGGCCTTACAGAGAATGTTCCCGTCGCCCTATTTCTACCACCCGAGCCTGCTGGGCACCGTGGACAGCACGACGGCAGCCGCGGCGGCCGCGGCCATGTACAGCAGTATGTACCGGACTCCTTCCACGCCGCATCCCAGCCTCCAGAGACCTCTTGTCCCGAGGGTGCTCATTCATGGCCTTGGGCCGGGGGGGCAACCGGCACTAAACCCCCTGTCTAACCCCATGCCCGGCACACCGCACCCGCGATAA
- the barhl2 gene encoding barH-like 2 homeobox protein isoform X2, producing the protein MEGSSGSSFGIDTILSSASNSGNPVLMNGDFRLGDSRTADFRSQATPSPCSEIDTVGTAPSSPISVTMEHAADPHLVQDSLQHHHHHHNQPQSLPLSPQQQPLAGAGCAPRTATSSFLIKDILGDSKPLAACAPYSTSVSSPHHTPKPESATAPDGFRPKLEQDESRSKLDKRDDIQSEMKCNEEGDREISSSRDSPPVRTKKPRKARTAFTDHQLNQLERSFERQKYLSVQDRMDLAAALNLTDTQVKTWYQNRRTKWKRQTAVGLELLAEAGNYSALQRMFPSPYFYHPSLLGTVDSTTAAAAAAAMYSSMYRTPSTPHPSLQRPLVPRVLIHGLGPGGQPALNPLSNPMPGTPHPR; encoded by the exons ATGGAAGGATCCAGCGGGTCGAGCTTTGGGATAGACACTATTTTATCCAGCGCCTCTAACTCTGGTAACCCCGTGCTAATGAACGGAGATTTTCGGCTCGGCGACAGCAGGACAGCGGATTTCAGGAGCCAGGCAACCCCTTCACCATGCTCGGAGATAGACACTGTGGGAACAGCCCCCTCATCCCCCATCTCGGTCACCATGGAGCACGCCGCCGATCCGCATCTGGTCCAGGACAGCCTTCagcatcaccaccatcaccacaaCCAGCCGCAGAGTTTGCCGCTGTCGCCTCAGCAGCAGCCGCTCGCCGGGGCCGGCTGCGCCCCGAGGACTGCCACCTCCTCCTTTTTAATCAAAGACATTCTGGGCGACAGTAAACCGCTGGCAGCCTGCGCACCTTACAGCACCAGTGTATCCTCACCCCATCACACGCCAAAACCAGAAAGTGCCACGGCTCCGGACGGCTTCAGGCCCAAGTTGGAACAAGACGAGAGCAGAAGCAAGTTGGATAAAAGGGACGACattcaaagtgaaatgaaatgcaacG AAGAGGGTGACCGGGAAATCTCCAGTAGCAGAGACAGTCCACCGGTGCGCACGAAAAAACCTCGCAAAGCACGGACAGCCTTTACCGACCACCAGCTGAACCAGCTGGAGAGGAGCTTTGAGCGACAAAAATACCTCAGCGTGCAGGACCGCATGGACCTGGCCGCGGCTctcaacctgacagacacacaagtcAAGACCTGGTACCAAAACAGACG GACGAAGTGGAAGAGGCAAACGGCGGTCGGATTAGAGCTCCTGGCTGAAGCAGGAAACTACTCGGCCTTACAGAGAATGTTCCCGTCGCCCTATTTCTACCACCCGAGCCTGCTGGGCACCGTGGACAGCACGACGGCAGCCGCGGCGGCCGCGGCCATGTACAGCAGTATGTACCGGACTCCTTCCACGCCGCATCCCAGCCTCCAGAGACCTCTTGTCCCGAGGGTGCTCATTCATGGCCTTGGGCCGGGGGGGCAACCGGCACTAAACCCCCTGTCTAACCCCATGCCCGGCACACCGCACCCGCGATAA